From the genome of Pseudoxanthomonas sp.:
TCGCGCTCGACGAAGCGCGCGTTGCGCTCCAGGTAATCGTTGAAGGCCTGGCCGATCACGCGCAGCTCTTCGCTGGCGTCGTCGGCCACCCGGATGCGTGCGTTGGATGCATCCGGCTGCAATCCGGCGATCTCGCCAGCCATGGTGCTCAGCGGACGCACCGCCAGGCCCAGGCCCCAGGCCATCAGCAGGCCGAACACGGTGATGGCCACCGTCGCGGTGCTCAGGGTACTCACCGTGACCCAGCCTTCCACGCCTTCGAAGCGGGTCAGGTCCAGCGCCAGCGCCAGCCGGCCCAGCGCGGTGTCATCGACCAGCACCACGTGCTTGACGCCATCGATGACGAAATCATCGTGCAGCCCGGGCTTGAGCGCGGCCAGGTCGGCCGGCACATGGGCGTCGGTCTGCAGGAAGTACATGTGCTCGGCCGGATCGTCGATCCAGTTGTAGCGCGGGTCGGCCTGGCGGCGTTCGACGAAGTGCTGCAGGTCCGAGCGCATCAGCGAGCGCCACACCTGGCGTTCGGCGTGTTCGTTGACCACTTCGCCGCCCAGCACCACCGCGGCGGTGACCACGACCAGGTAGACCAGCGCCCAGCGCAGCAGGCGCGTGCGCAGCGAAGACCTACGCGCCATCGGACGCACCGTCGGCACGATGTTCGGCGTGCAGGCGGTAGCCCACCCGCGGCAGGGTCTGGATCAACTTGGTCGCGAACGGGCCGTCGACGCTGCGACGCAGTTCATAGATATGCGAACGCAGCATGTCGCCGTCCGGCGGCTCCTCGCCCCACAGCGCGTATTCCAGGCGTTGGCGGGTGACGGCGGCGGGACTGGCCTGCATCAGCACTTCCAGCAGCTTGCGGCAGGCCGGGTACAGGTGCAGCGGCTCGCCGGCGCGGGTGGCCTCCAGCGTGGACAGGTCCAGGCTCAGGTCACCGACCTGCAGCACGCGCCGGCGGTTGCGGCCGTTGGCACGGGCCAGCAGCGCCTCCAGGCGCACTTCCAGCTCCTGCATGGCGAAAGGCTTGGTCAGGTAATCGTCGGCGCCGGTGCGGAAGCCATCGACCTTGTCCGGCAGTTCGTCGCGCGCGGTCAGCATGATCACCGGCACCGCGCTGGCATGTTCGGTGCGCAGGCGGCGCAGCACTTCGCGGCCATCCATGCGCGGCAGCATCCAGTCCAGCAGCACCGCATCGAAAGCCTGGGTGGTGGCCAGGTGCAGGCCGGTGACGCCATCGGGCGCGGCATCCAGGGCATGCCCACGCGGCTCGAAATAATCGAACAGGTTGGCGACCAGATTGCGATTGTCCTCGATGACCAGCAGCCGCATGACCTTAGCTCTTCTCCAGGGGGCGACCGCGATGCGGCCGCCGTGACCGCGCGCATGGTTGGGATGCCGATGTCGGAATTGCGTTGGAGCGCGCGGGCGCGGGCATTCTCCCATAGCCACCGGAAGCTGAACGGTTCAGCGCGAAGGGCGCCATTCCGACGCAGCTCCGACACGCGCCGACACAGGATCGATGGCGATCCTTCCGCAATACCGTGCGCTTGCCATGCAGATTCCCGCCGTTGCCAGACCGCGAGCGCTCGTTTCGCTCCGCTTCCAACCCGATCCCCTGTTGTGGGGCCCGCTGTGCGCGGCCGTTGCGGCCATCGCGCTGCTGCAGGGCCTCGGCGGGGACCTGTGGGTCGCCGACCACCTGTATGCCGCCGAAGGCGGCCGCTGGGCGCTGGAACACCACTGGATCACCGAGACCCTGGTCCACCAGTGGGGCAAGCGCCTGGACATCGTGGCGTGGCTGCTGCTGGCCATGGTCCGCGTGTCGCTGCCGCGCCATCCAGCGGCACGCGCCTGGGCCAGGCCGCTGAACTACCTGCTGGTCGCCACCCTCGCCGGCCCGCTGCTGGTGTCGTGGATGAAGTCCTGGACCGACGTCGACTGCCCCTGGGACCTGGTCCGCTACGGCGGCCTGCATCCCTATGTGGAGCTGTTCCAGCATCGCCCGGCCGGTTACGGCCCGGGGCAGTGCTTCCCGGCCGGGCATTCCAGCGCCGGCTATGGCTGGGTCGCCCTGTTCTTCGGGCTGGGGGCGATCAAGCCGCGCTGGGGCTGGATCGGCCTGGCGGCCGGACTGTCGGTGGGACTGCTGTTCGGCATCAGCCAGCAGCTGCGGGGCGCGCATTTCCTGTCCCACGACGTCGCCTCGGTCACGGTCTGCTGGCTGGCGGCCTGGGGATTGCAACGCCTGATGCTGCGCACCTCGAAGGAGGCACGGGGATGAGCACCCACCTGCCAGTGCCGCGCAAGCAACCCCACGAAGGCGGCATCAGCCTGCCCGGCTGGGTCCAGCGCCGGCCGCGGCTCACCAGCGATGCGCTGGTGCTGCTGGTCAGCCTGTATTTCGCCGTCTTCAGCAATGCCCGTTTCTGGTCCGCGGCGATCACCACACCGACCCAGCAGTGGCCGATGGCGATCGCCCTGTTCGCGCTACTGGTCGGGCTGCACGCGCTGCTGCTCGGCCTGGTGGTCAACCGCTGGACGGCCAAGCCGCTGCTCACCGTGATCCTGCTGGTCACGGCGATGGCCTCGCATTTCATGGTCGCCTTCGGCCTGTATCTGGATGCGGACATGGTCCGCAACGTGCTGGCCACCGACCGACGCGAGTCATCCGAACTATTGACCTGGGCGCTGCTGACGCCGCTGTTGCTGGGCATGGTCCCGGTGGCCTTGCTGTGGCGCGTGGAGCTGATCCGCCGCCCGATGAAGCAGGCGATCGGCGCGCGCGCACTGCTGCTGGGCAGTGCCCTGGCGGCCAGCGTGATCGCCGCGATGGCCGGCTACCAGCCGCTGGCGGCGTTGATGCGCAACCAGCATGACCTGCGCTACCTGGCCACGCCGGGCAACTGGATGGTCTCGCTGGGCAATGTCGCCTTCGCCAGCCCGCCCGGCGCCAGGAAGCCCAAGATCCCGATCGGCACCGATGCGATGCAGATGGCGGTCCGCCCGGCCGGTGCCAAGCCACGCCTGCTGGTGATCGTGGTGGGTGAAACCGCGCGCGCGCAGAACTGGGGCCTGGACGGCTACGCACGCGACACCACCCCGGAACTGCGCCAGGCCGGGGCGATCAACTTCCCCGACACCAGCTCGTGCGGCACCGCGACCGAAGTGTCGCTGCCGTGCATGTTCTCGCCGTGGGGCCGCCACGACTACGACGAGACGAAGATCCGCGCGCACCAGTCGCTGCTGCACGTGCTGGACCATGCCGGCGTCGGCGTGGTCTGGCGCGACAACCAGGCCGGCTGCAAGGGCGTGTGCGACGGCCTGCCAACGCAGTCGGTGACCGACTCGAAAGATCCTGAGTTCTGCAACGGCGAGCGCTGCTGGGACGGCATCCTGCTCAAGGACCTGGACAGCGCGCTGGCGATGGCCAAGACCACCGGCGGCGACAAGGTCCTGATCCTGCACATGCTGGGCAACCACGGCCCCAGTTACTACGACCGCTACCCGCCGGCGTTCGCCCGCTACACGCCGGCCTGCCAGGTGCCCGACCTGGGCCGCTGTTCGCAGCAGGAAATCGTCAACGCCTACGACAACGCGCTGTCCTACACCGACCACGTACTGGCGTCGGCCATCGGCAAGCTGGCGGCGCGTCCCGACGTGGACACCGCGCTGATGTACATGTCCGACCACGGCGAATCGCTGGGCGAGAAAGGCCTCTACCTGCACGGCGTGCCCTACGCCATCGCCCCGCGCGAGCAGACCCACGTACCGATGATCATGTGGTTCGGTGACCACTTCGCGCGCGACGAAGGCCTGGATGTGCAATGCCTGCGCCAGCGTGCAACGCAGCCGACCAGCCACGACAACCTGTTCCCGTCGGTGTTGGGGCTGCTGGACGTGAAGACTTCGGTCTATGACGCATCGCGGGATCTGTTTGCGCCCTGCCGCGGCCTTCCGTATTACAAAGCTCATCCGCCGGCGTAGAAGCCGTCGGCTGAACCGAGAAACAGTAGCTGGTAGCTACTGCGTGCTACCCATTTTCGTCGCAGTGAAGGAGATCAACTGCCACGCCGAACCATCCCAACGCTCAGTCGCGCTGTAGGACCATCCGGAATCCGTCCATGTGTGGGTCACGGTGTCGCCCACTGCCAGACTTGGCTTCGCATCCGGAATTCCTGCAGCAAAGGCCTCTTGCCGTGTCATGACATCCGAATGCACGAAAGCCGCCTGTACGTCCTTGCTATTAGGTGCAAGGGGGCTGCTATCAAAGCCGAATCGACTCAACGAGAAGGCGCCTGCACCCAACGCCTGATTCAATTCATTGACCGCCGCCTTTCCAATTACGGATCGCGAGATCTGCACCTGAGCGTCTTTTTTCATCGCTTCAAGCTTGGCCTGCATCTGGGCCGGCGTGAGCACTACCTGCGCGGATGCTGATTGCAACCCCACGCCAATAGCCAACATTCCAATGAATAGAGCGTATCCGACCTTCATCCTGTAACTCCTGTTGTTTCACTCCTGTGCGGCGACGGTAGCGATCACGCGCGCAAGCAAAAATGAATTCCGTCACAGAATAACCTCAGCACTAATCCCGGCAAGTATTCCCGCACCTTCTGCACTGATGGAATGATTGGAATTGATCACGTAAATAAGCCCGCTCTATAGGCTCCGCACCCGGGGATATCCGTAGGGCCGAGCTTGCTCGGCTGCTCTTGGCCGTTGCCGTTGCCGTTGCCGTTGCCGTTGCCGCGGATTTTGATCTGGCTTTGGCTCGGCTTCGGCTTTTGATCTTCAGCGCCTTAGAGCGCGCCGCGCACCGCAGGCGGAAACGGCCGAAGAGGCGCGGGTGTCTGAGCGCAGCGAGTTCCCACGCCGTGCCGTTTCCGGCGAGGAGCACAGGGCACCGGTGCGCAGCATCGGCGAATGTTTTCAATCCCCTCTTTGGGACGGCGCTGGCGGTTTTGGCTACTTTTGCCAAGACAAAAGTGGCTCGCGCTGCGAAGCAGCGTGAAAGCTCTGCATTTGTTCCTGCTTGATTGAATTGTTCGAAGCCGAAGCAATGCTTTCACGCGCTTCGCGCGCGCCCTACTTTTGTCTTGGCAAAAGTAAGCAAAACCGTCTTCGCCGGACGCGATCCGCCGCTGCGCTGCGGTTCCCTGCGCTTCTCGGAAGCCAGGGCACGGCGCGGAACTCGCTGCGCTCAGACATCCGCGCCTCTTCGGCCCTGCCTTCCTGCGATGCTCGGCTCGCTCTACGGCTCGGGTAGACCAAGGTCACGAACAACAGCAAGTTCAAAAGCGGGGCGACAGCCGCCGCATTCACCCGCGGTGCGGCGTCCCCAGATACTCCGCACTCTGCATCTCGATCAACCGCGACGCCGTGCGCTCGAATGCACCAGCCAAGCGCGTGCCGGCATACAGCTCCACCGGTGAAGTGTCGGCGCTGCAGACCAGCTTGACGTGGCGGTCGTAGACCTCGTCGATCAGGTTGACGAAACGCCGTGCGGCGTCCTCGTTCTTGCGGTCGAAGTGCGGGATGCCGCCGATCAGCAGCGTGTGGAACTCACGCGACAACTCGATGTAATCGGTCGCCGAACGCGGGCCTTCGCACAATTCGGAAAAATCGAACCAGGCGATGTCCTTGCCGCGTCCGCGCAGGGCAATCGCGCGGCCTTCGATTTCGATCTCGCCGGCCTGCGCCGGATCGCCGGCCAGCTCCTGCCAACGCTGCGCCAGCCAGGCGTCGGCGCCCGCGTCCAACGGGGTGCGATACACCGGCGAACGGGTCAGCGCGCGCAGTCGATAGTCCTGCTCGCCTTCGGCGTACAGCACCACGCAGTGCTTCTGCAGCGCGGCGATGGCCGGCAGGAAGCGATCGCGCTGCAGGCCATCCTTGTAGAGGTTTTCCGGCGCGGTGTTGGAGGTCGTCACCAGGGTCACGCCCTGGGCGAACAGGCGCTCGGTCAGGCGGCCGAGCAGCATCGCATCGCCGATATCGGTGACGAAGAACTCGTCCAGCACCAGCACCCGCAGCGAATCCTTCCAGTCCTGCGCGATGCGTGCCAGCGGGTCGCTCTGGCCTGCGTGTTCGTGCAGCTTCTCGTGGATGTCGCGCATGAAACGGTGGAAGTGGGTACGACGCTTCTGCTTGACCGGCAGCCCGTCGTAGAACAGGTCGACCAGGAAGGTCTTGCCGCGGCCCACGCCCCCCCAGAAATACAGGCCGCGCACGGCCTGTGGCTTCTTCCAGAACGCGGACAACCGATCCAGGAACCCGTCCTGGTCGTCATCGCACAGCCCGATGTGGATCCGGTCCAGCTCGGCCAGCGCCGCGTGCTGGGCGCGGTCGTCGCTCCATTTCCCTTCGCGCGCGCCCTGCGCGTAGCGCTGCGATGGCAGCAGGTCCGCCTGCGGCGCGCTCACGCGCTGGCCGCCGGCAGCCAGCCCTTGACCGCGTGCTGGATGGCACCGCGCAGGTCGATCAGCTTGCGATGGAAGAAGTGGCTGGTGTCGGGCATGCGCACCAGCGTATGCGGTGCGTCGATGGACGCCAGCCAGTCGAACACGGTCTGCGGGTCGACGATTTCGTCGCTTTCGCCCTGCACCACCAGCCAGCGCGGCGGCGGCTGCACGCCCTCGAACGCCCAACCGCGCCCGGTCGGCGGCGCGATCGACACCAGCACCTGTGGCCGCAGCGATGCGCTGGCCTTGAGCGACACGTAGGCGCCGAAGCTGAAGCCAACCAGCCACAGCGCCGCGTCCGGATGTGCGGCGCGGACCCAGGCCACCACCGCGGCCAGGTCATCCAGCTCGCCCACGCCGTCGTCGAATTCGCCTTCGGACTGGCCGACGCTGCGGAAGTTGAAGCGCACCGTGGCCAGGCCCAGCTCGCGCACCGCGCGCGCGACCATGGTCACGACCTTGTTGTGTAGGCTGCCGCCATCGGTGGACAGCGGATGGCAGACCACGGCGATGGCCGCGACCGCGGGGACGCCGGCATCAGGCGGGTCGACGGCGAGCTCCAGCGCGCCGGCCGGGCCGTCCAGCAGCAGCATGGTCGATTCAGTGGGGAATGCGGGGGTTGGCATGGGCCCATGATAACCGCCGCTTCGCTCGCGCCCTCCAGGCCACGACGGCCGGGCCGCGCAAACAGCGACGCCGGCCCCTTGCAGGACCGGCGTCGGTGTGGGCCGGCGAACTCCGCCCCGGCCCGTGGCGCCCCTCCCAGGGTTGTCTTACTTGGTGATGTCCACGCCCTTGGTTTCGCGCAGGAAGATCGCACCAATGACCAGCGTCATGACCGCGATGCCAATCGGATACCACAGACCGTAATACATGTTGCCCGTCGCCGCGACCAGACCAAAGGAGATGGTGGGCAGGAAGCCGCCGAACCAGCCGTTGCCGATGTGGTACGGCAGCGACATCGATGTGTAGCGGATCCGGGTCGGGAACAGCTCGACCAGCCAGGCCGCGATCGGCGCATAGACCATGGTCACGAAGATCGCCAGGACGAACAGCACCGCGATGACCATCGGCTTGTTGATGCGTTCCGGATCTGCCTTGGCCGGGTAGCCGGCCGTGGTCAGCGCCGCTTTCAGCTCGCCAGTGAAGGCATCGCCCTTGGCCTTGCCGTCTTCCTTGGACAGGCCGCCGCCTTCGTACGAAGCGATCGCGGCGTCGCCGACGTTGACCGTGGCGACCGTGCCGGCCGGTGCCCGCTTGACCGAGTACGGCACGCCGGCCTTGGTCAGCGCGGTGGCAACGATGTCGCACGAGCTGGTGAAGGTTTTCTTGCCGATCGGATCGAACTGGAAGCTGCAGGTGTTCGGGTCGGCGTTGATGACCACCGGTGAGCTGGTGCGGGCTTCTTCGATGGCCGGGTTGGCGTAGTGGGTCAGCAGCTTGAACATCGGGATGTAGCCGACGGCCGCCAGCAGGCACCCACCCAGCACGATGCCTTTGCGGCCGATCTTGTCCGACAGCCAGCCGAAGAACAGGAAGAACGGCGTGGCCAGCGCCAGCGCGCCGGCAATCAGCAGCGCGCCGGTGGTGGCATCGACCTTCAGCGCCTGGGTCAGGAAGAACAGCGCGTAGAACTGGCCGCCGTACCACACCACGGCCTGGCCGGCGGTGGCGCCGAACAGCACCAGCAGCATCAACTTGAGGTTGCCGCCCTTGAGGCTGTCGCGGAACGGGGTCTTGGAGCCCTTGCCTTCGGCCTTCATCTGCTGGAACAGCGGCGATTCGCTCAGCTGCAGGCGGATCCACACCGACACGCCCAGCAGCACGATCGACACCAGGAACGGAATGCGCCAGCCCCAGGCTTCAAAGGCCTCGTTGCCCAGCGTGCTGCGGCAGGCCAGGATGATCAGCAGCGACAGGAACAGGCCAATGGTGGCCGTGCACTGGATGAAGCTGGTGTAGAACCCGCGCTTGTTGGCCGGTGCATGCTCGGCCACGTACGTCGCCGCGCCACCATACTCGCCGCCCATCGCCAGGCCCTGGGCCAGGCGCAGCACGATCAGGATCACCGGTGCCGCCACGCCGATGTTGGCATAGGACGGCAACACGCCTACCAAGAAGGTGGACAAGCCCATGATCAGGATGGTCACCAGGAAGGTGTACTTGCGGCCGATGCGGTCGCCCAGGCTGCCGAAGAACGCCGCGCCGAAGGGACGCACGAAGAAACCCGCCGCGAACGCCAGCAACGCGAAGATGAAGCCGGTGGTTTCATTGACGCCGCTGAAGAACTGCTTGGCGATGATCGCGGCGAGCGAGCCGTACAGGAAGAAGTCGTACCACTCGAACACCGTGCCGAGGCTGGACGCGAGGATGACCCGCTTGTGTCCGGAGGTCAGCGTACCGGTGGCAGGCTGCGAGGAAGCTGTCGTTGACATGGGTGTCTCCGGTTAGAAGCTGTATTTCACGGATGTCTGGATGCGCTTGATGTCGCCGGCGCGGTCGTCTTCCAGCTCACGACGGCCCCAGCTCAGTTCTGCGCCCAGGTCGAGCTTGGGGAACGGCGAATAGATCAGGTTGGCGTGCCAGGATTCGGACCGCTCGGTGACGCCATAGCCGGTGTATTCGACTTCGTTGTCCAGCACGGCCAGCGCGTAGTACAGGTTGGTACGCAGCTTGGGCGAGAACAGGTGGCGCCAGGCCACCCAGCCGCCATAGGCGTTTTCCGCATGCAGGCCGCCATTGGCATCGACCACCGTATCCGGCGCCAGGCCCAGGGCCATGTAGCGGCCGATGCCCTTGCCGCCGTTGACCTGGTAGCGGATGTCGTCGGTCTTGCCCAGGTTGAACTTGCCGGCGACGCTCAGCGCGCCGCCGGTCGCGTCTTCATCCAGCGACTTGAACTGACGCAGCAAGCCGGACACGCTGAAAATGCCCCAGTCGCCCTTGGTCTGCCACTTGGCGGTGATGTCCGGCAGCGCGTTGTCGCCGGAGTTGGAACGCACGCCGGTCTGGTAGGCGCTCATTGTGGTCTGCGGATTTTCCAGCGAGACCGAGAAGCCGCCATTGGTGTAGCGCAACTGCGCCTGGCGCACGAAGGCGATGCCGTCCACCGGGCCGAGGAAGTCGACCGAATCCGGCAGCACATCGGCATTCATGAAGTTGGACCAGGTCTGGCCGGCCAGCCAGTTGTTCCAGCTCACGTACGCGTGGCGCAGGGTGAGTGCATAGGTGTTGGTCGCGGTCTCGTTGCCGGCAAACGCATTGCTGCCACCGCCGAACATGTCCGCTTCGATGAACGCCTTGATCTTGTCGCCGTTCTCGGTGACGGTGTCGGCGCTGAAGTTGAAGCGCGAGAACTGCGCGTGGAAATCGGTGTAGCCATCACCGCCATCGGCACCCGCGCCGCCCACGGGCGTGGCGCTGGGCACGTAGAACAGGCGACCGGACGAGCCATCGGCGATGCGGCCGTCGGAAGTCTCGGTGTACATGCCGTCCATCTTGATGAAGCCACCGAAGGTGAAGGTGGTGTTCGGCATCGAATTAGCCATGACCGACTGCGCCTGGATTGGCTGCTTGCCGGCCGGCACCTTGGCCACGGTGGTGCGCACTTCGTCGAGCTGGGTCTGGGTCTGGGTGACCTGGCCCTGGGTCTGCGTGATCTGGGAGGCCTGCTGCTGGCTGGAATTCAGCAGTGCCTGCACCTGCGCTTCGAGTTGCGCCACGCGCGCTTCGAGTTCCTTTTCCTTCTTCGTCTGGGCCAGCGCAGCGCCGGGTACCAGCAGTGCAAACACCATCGCAACCGCAAGCGGCCGACGCGACATCGATGCAAGGCGTGTGGTCATTTCCCCTCTCCCAAGAAGTCCGTGATGTGCACGCGTGTCGCGCCTCCCCCGGGACGTGACCGCCGCAGAGTGCGGCGTGCGTGACAGTGCTCACCATTCACCTTTGGTCGAAACAAAGAGGCTTTAAGACCAAGGTCTAACGGGCTTGCTGCGCTGCGCAAACAGTGGATCGGTCAAACTTCTGGTCCCCGCGTCACCGCCGGTTTTTCGTCGCCCGGCCCCTTGTTCGCAACACGCTCCAATGAGGAGGTTCCATGTCCGATCTGTACCCCGTCGATCCCGCATTCGCCAAGCAGGCGCTGGTGGATGCCGAGACGTATGCGCGTGATTACCGCGCTTCGATCGACCAACCCGAGGCGTTCTGGAAAGCCGCCGCGCAGCGGCTCGACTGGATCAAGGAGCCGACCCAGATCAAGGACGTGAACTTTGATGTGGAGGATTTCCGCATCAAGTGGTTCGCCGATGGCGAGCTCAATGCCAGCGTCAACTGTCTGGATCGTCAGCTGGAAAAGCGCGGCGACAAGATCGCGTTGCTGTTCGAGCCTGACAGCCCGGACAGCGAAAGCTATGGCGTGACCTATCGCGAACTGTACGAACGCGTGTGCAGGCTGGCCAACGCGCTGCGCAGCCTGGGCGTGGTCAAGGGCGACCGCGTCACCATCTACCTGCCGATGATCCCCGATGCGGCCGTGGCGATGCTGGCCTGCGCGCGCATCGGCGCGGTGCATTCGGTGGTGTTCGGCGGTTTCGCCGCCAACTCGATCGCCGACCGCGTGATCGACTGCGGCAGCAAGCTGATCATCACCGCCGACGAGGGCCTGCGCGGCTCCAAGAAGATCCCGCTCAAGGCCAACGTCGACGCCGCGCTGAAACTGCCCGGCACCACCTCGGTGGAAACGGTGCTGGTCGTGCGCCACACCGGCGGTGCGGTGGACATGCAGGCACCGCGCGACCGCTGGTTCCACAATGTGGTCGATCCGCAGCCGGCGCAGTGCGAACCCGAGCGCATGAATGCCGAGGACCCGCTGTTCATCCTCTACACCTCCGGCTCCACCGGCAAACCCAAGGGCGTGCTGCACACCACCGCCGGCTACCTGCTGTGGTCGGCGTATACCCACGAAGTCGTCTTCGACCTGAAGGAAGACGACATCTACTGGTGCACCGCCGACGTGGGCTGGGTCACCGGCCACAGCTACATCGTGTACGGGCCGCTGGCCAACGGCGCGACCTCGCTGATCTTCGAAGGCGTACCCAACTACCCGGACAACTCACGCTTCTGGCAGGTGGTGGACAAGCACAAGGTCAGCCTGTTCTACACCGCGCCCACCGCGATCCGCGCGCTGATGCGCGACGGCGATGCACCGGTGAAGAAGACCTCGCGCGCCTCCCTGCGCCTGCTGGGCACGGTCGGCGAACCGATCAATCCGGAAGCCTGGCGCTGGTACTACGAAGTCGTCGGCGATTCGCGCTGCCCGATCGTGGACACCTGGTGGCAGACCGAAACCGGCGGCCACCTGATCACCCCGCTCCCCGGCGCGACCGCGCTCAAGCCCGGTTCGGCCACCGTGCCGTTCTTCGGCGTGCAGCCGGCCGTGGTCGATGCCAACGGCGTCATCCTGGAAGGCGAGGCCGAAGGCAACCTGATCATCACCGATTCCTGGCCGGGCCAGATGCGCACCGTCTACGGCGACCACCAGCGCTTCATCGACACCTATTTCCGCACCTATCCGGGCAGCTACTTCACCGGCGACGGCTGCCGCCGCGATGCCGACGGCTACTACTGGATCACCGGGCGCGTCGATGACGTCATCAACGTCTCCGGCCACCGGATCGGCACGGCCGAGGTGGAAAGCGCACTGGTCTCGCATCCCAAGGTGGCCGAGGCCGCCGTGGTCGGCTTCCCGCACGACATCAAGGGCCAGGGCATCTATGCCTACGTCACCCTGATCGCGGGCGAAGTGCAGAGCGACGAACTGCTGAAGGAGCTGATCGCGCACGTGCGCAAGGAAATCGGCCCGATTGCCTCGCCCGATCACCTGCAGTGGGCGCCGGGCCTGCCCAAGACCCGCTCGGGCAAGATCATGCGCCGGATCCTGCGCAAGATCGCCGAAAACGCGCCGGATCAGCTCGGCGAC
Proteins encoded in this window:
- a CDS encoding MFS transporter, with translation MSTTASSQPATGTLTSGHKRVILASSLGTVFEWYDFFLYGSLAAIIAKQFFSGVNETTGFIFALLAFAAGFFVRPFGAAFFGSLGDRIGRKYTFLVTILIMGLSTFLVGVLPSYANIGVAAPVILIVLRLAQGLAMGGEYGGAATYVAEHAPANKRGFYTSFIQCTATIGLFLSLLIILACRSTLGNEAFEAWGWRIPFLVSIVLLGVSVWIRLQLSESPLFQQMKAEGKGSKTPFRDSLKGGNLKLMLLVLFGATAGQAVVWYGGQFYALFFLTQALKVDATTGALLIAGALALATPFFLFFGWLSDKIGRKGIVLGGCLLAAVGYIPMFKLLTHYANPAIEEARTSSPVVINADPNTCSFQFDPIGKKTFTSSCDIVATALTKAGVPYSVKRAPAGTVATVNVGDAAIASYEGGGLSKEDGKAKGDAFTGELKAALTTAGYPAKADPERINKPMVIAVLFVLAIFVTMVYAPIAAWLVELFPTRIRYTSMSLPYHIGNGWFGGFLPTISFGLVAATGNMYYGLWYPIGIAVMTLVIGAIFLRETKGVDITK
- a CDS encoding phosphatase PAP2 family protein; the protein is MWGPLCAAVAAIALLQGLGGDLWVADHLYAAEGGRWALEHHWITETLVHQWGKRLDIVAWLLLAMVRVSLPRHPAARAWARPLNYLLVATLAGPLLVSWMKSWTDVDCPWDLVRYGGLHPYVELFQHRPAGYGPGQCFPAGHSSAGYGWVALFFGLGAIKPRWGWIGLAAGLSVGLLFGISQQLRGAHFLSHDVASVTVCWLAAWGLQRLMLRTSKEARG
- a CDS encoding phosphoethanolamine--lipid A transferase, with amino-acid sequence MSTHLPVPRKQPHEGGISLPGWVQRRPRLTSDALVLLVSLYFAVFSNARFWSAAITTPTQQWPMAIALFALLVGLHALLLGLVVNRWTAKPLLTVILLVTAMASHFMVAFGLYLDADMVRNVLATDRRESSELLTWALLTPLLLGMVPVALLWRVELIRRPMKQAIGARALLLGSALAASVIAAMAGYQPLAALMRNQHDLRYLATPGNWMVSLGNVAFASPPGARKPKIPIGTDAMQMAVRPAGAKPRLLVIVVGETARAQNWGLDGYARDTTPELRQAGAINFPDTSSCGTATEVSLPCMFSPWGRHDYDETKIRAHQSLLHVLDHAGVGVVWRDNQAGCKGVCDGLPTQSVTDSKDPEFCNGERCWDGILLKDLDSALAMAKTTGGDKVLILHMLGNHGPSYYDRYPPAFARYTPACQVPDLGRCSQQEIVNAYDNALSYTDHVLASAIGKLAARPDVDTALMYMSDHGESLGEKGLYLHGVPYAIAPREQTHVPMIMWFGDHFARDEGLDVQCLRQRATQPTSHDNLFPSVLGLLDVKTSVYDASRDLFAPCRGLPYYKAHPPA
- a CDS encoding alpha/beta fold hydrolase; translation: MPTPAFPTESTMLLLDGPAGALELAVDPPDAGVPAVAAIAVVCHPLSTDGGSLHNKVVTMVARAVRELGLATVRFNFRSVGQSEGEFDDGVGELDDLAAVVAWVRAAHPDAALWLVGFSFGAYVSLKASASLRPQVLVSIAPPTGRGWAFEGVQPPPRWLVVQGESDEIVDPQTVFDWLASIDAPHTLVRMPDTSHFFHRKLIDLRGAIQHAVKGWLPAASA
- the zapE gene encoding cell division protein ZapE, which translates into the protein MSAPQADLLPSQRYAQGAREGKWSDDRAQHAALAELDRIHIGLCDDDQDGFLDRLSAFWKKPQAVRGLYFWGGVGRGKTFLVDLFYDGLPVKQKRRTHFHRFMRDIHEKLHEHAGQSDPLARIAQDWKDSLRVLVLDEFFVTDIGDAMLLGRLTERLFAQGVTLVTTSNTAPENLYKDGLQRDRFLPAIAALQKHCVVLYAEGEQDYRLRALTRSPVYRTPLDAGADAWLAQRWQELAGDPAQAGEIEIEGRAIALRGRGKDIAWFDFSELCEGPRSATDYIELSREFHTLLIGGIPHFDRKNEDAARRFVNLIDEVYDRHVKLVCSADTSPVELYAGTRLAGAFERTASRLIEMQSAEYLGTPHRG
- a CDS encoding response regulator transcription factor, which translates into the protein MRLLVIEDNRNLVANLFDYFEPRGHALDAAPDGVTGLHLATTQAFDAVLLDWMLPRMDGREVLRRLRTEHASAVPVIMLTARDELPDKVDGFRTGADDYLTKPFAMQELEVRLEALLARANGRNRRRVLQVGDLSLDLSTLEATRAGEPLHLYPACRKLLEVLMQASPAAVTRQRLEYALWGEEPPDGDMLRSHIYELRRSVDGPFATKLIQTLPRVGYRLHAEHRADGASDGA
- a CDS encoding DcaP family trimeric outer membrane transporter, encoding MTTRLASMSRRPLAVAMVFALLVPGAALAQTKKEKELEARVAQLEAQVQALLNSSQQQASQITQTQGQVTQTQTQLDEVRTTVAKVPAGKQPIQAQSVMANSMPNTTFTFGGFIKMDGMYTETSDGRIADGSSGRLFYVPSATPVGGAGADGGDGYTDFHAQFSRFNFSADTVTENGDKIKAFIEADMFGGGSNAFAGNETATNTYALTLRHAYVSWNNWLAGQTWSNFMNADVLPDSVDFLGPVDGIAFVRQAQLRYTNGGFSVSLENPQTTMSAYQTGVRSNSGDNALPDITAKWQTKGDWGIFSVSGLLRQFKSLDEDATGGALSVAGKFNLGKTDDIRYQVNGGKGIGRYMALGLAPDTVVDANGGLHAENAYGGWVAWRHLFSPKLRTNLYYALAVLDNEVEYTGYGVTERSESWHANLIYSPFPKLDLGAELSWGRRELEDDRAGDIKRIQTSVKYSF